The window GAAGCAAGTCAAAATTGAACGTTTATTCAGTAGGGATCAGTTTGATGAGCTTTGCAACCAAATTTGTATCCATAATTCGATAGTCTATGGTTTTCCGGTGGCTTTTCACCTCCTCCTTCCCATATGGATTAGTGTTTTTAACTCTTTAGGCCCTGCCATTTACAACATTTACCCCACCTGTGAGTGCTACTTCTTCTGTTTCTTATTTGGGGGTTTTTGTTCTGTATGCAGATGGGACTTTTGTGAATTCGTTTTGTTATTTGAATTGATCTCTACTTTTTATATCACGAATATTACCTGATATTTGCAATGCTAGTTGTCACCATAGAATCCAATTCCAGAATTTCAAGTTCTCCAACATAGGCTTTGCAGATACTAATTAGCAGGCTGAGGATAGAAGAATCAGTATTTTTTGCTATGCAtatttgtatcaaaatttCCAAATGGAGATCTGGATTTACTTCTGTCTTTCAAGGCAGTGATAATCTTGTctattttggaattttaataACTGTTCAGTGTTTTAAATCTTGCTGGTGTATATCTTAATGCTGTCTTCTGCGTTGGCCTCTAAGCTTTCATTGTTTGCTACATTACAAATctttcttattcaattatcGAAGATAAAGGCTATTTATAatgattttgattcttttgtcTTGTGTGTGATTTTGTTTTCAGTAAGCGGTTTCAGCCCTGAGAAGTCTGATCATAGCAGTGTGATGGATGATTCTGAACCAGGAAGATGTAGGAGAACTGATGGGAGAAAGTGGAGGTGCAGCAAGAATGCGGTTCCACAACAGAAATACTGCGAAAGGCACATGCACCGGGGGCGTCAAGGTTCAAGAAAGCATGTGGAACCGATTCAGAGAGTATCGAAACCTATTAATCATCGAGCCCCTGATGTAACTAGGATGCCTGTAATGTCTTTGGTTGCATCTGATGTAGATGATCGAGTTTCTGTTTCTGTCCAGAGTGATCTCGGTCCCAGCCAACTGCGTTGCACCAATAGTGCTGACTATACCCTGAGCACCTGTTCTAGTTCGAGGGCTAACTGCTTGGTCAGTGGAGGTGATCATGGTGATGGAAAGTCTAGTCTTGATGATGCCGAACCTATAAACTTGAGTGGCAGAACGCAGAATGTTGTTGGAAACAACTACGTTGACTTCAATTCTCCGAGATATGGTTTGTCTCCCAAGAGTGTTCTTAACGCTGCAGGTTTTGTTCAAACTGATAAGTAGATAGTTGTACTTATACACTATGCACTCGACATAAGATTGGTCCAGTCTTAGGCTTCTTGTTGTCTGTCATGCTAAGTTTGAGATCCTTTCCTTGCTAGGAAAAATTGGGGTAGGGTTGGGCGCTACGGAAGGTGGAGCACAGAGATGCCGGAGAACAGATGGCAAGAAATGGCAATGCAGGCGAGACGTCCTCCACAACCAGAAGTACTGCGAGGCACACATGCACAGAGGGGTGAAGAGGCTCATGGTGAAACCAGAGCATTCAAATCACAGAGGGGTGAAGAGGCTTGTTGTGAAACCAGAACATTCGAAGCACACTCCTGCAGGGACAGCTCAAGAGGCACCCCGTGCCATAACTAGAAATCTTGACAGTGGCATCAACTTGAACACATTACCAGAAAGCCCTCGGCATCCCACGAGCAACGATTCTAGCAGCAGTGCCAGCGATGCCACGACCATCACCGACGAAAACATTAGCTATTGTCTCAGCAACAGCTCCCTTCATCATGGCTAGAAAATCAATGGAGTTCGCAATAACAAGACATGTTGTTGACCTTACTTTTGAGAAATTGTTGATTTAGATTGAACGAAGTTTTTTTGGTGTATGTATTTGAGAAATTGCTgaactttcttttttgttaaGTGCATATTGGGATCCAAGGAGAACTTATACCGGACATGCTGAGTTCTTTTGAGTTACTTTGAGTGAATAGAAACGCTCTGAGGTTTAGCTTATAGTAGCAACTTATGCATTGAAGATAAAGGCAAAGACTACAGCTTTATGTAAGTACTACTAGAATAAAGTAACACTGAATCCAGACTTTACAATGGCAAATATAAACTACAATAGATAATACAAGGCAAATATTAAAGGATGATTCTATATCTTCTCACTGAATTTAGAATTATGTGAGCTAGTTAAgtcaaaatagcaaaaagaTTGGATAATGCTAATTTGGGCAGATCCCCAAAGAGTTGGCATTCTGCACGATCCAAGGATGTTCCATTATCTTCTGGAGGGACAATCTTTTTGATGAATCCTTCACAAGAAGCTGCACGGAAAGGTAATGCTTCAATCAAGAAGCAAAGAAAGATAAAACCATGATCCTCTGTGAAAGTTAAGAGAAAATTACCCTGCTAATGAGATCTTTAGCTTCTGCTGAAACATCAGGGGTGGAaggaaaggtcaaatcaatCTTCACTATCCTGCAGGGGTAGGTAGATATAGATCATATTACTAACTTGTGAATGAAATCTGATGAGGGTTAAAACAAAAGCGAGACAACGTTATACAGTACACCTTTTGAATGTATCCATCTGACTTTCGGCCTCAAACGGAGGGACACCATATAAAAACTCGTAGCACAGAATTCCTAATGTCCAGTTATCAACAGAATAATCATGCGCCTTTTTCTCCACCATTTCTGGAGCTAAATAGTCCAAGGTTCCACACATGGTGTGTCTTTTACTTTTGGACTGTACAGACCAACCGAAGTCTGCTATTTTGAGCCGACCCTACAAGTGATACAGAATATGGTATAATTTCAAAGACAATGTGATTTGTATTAAGTAGTACTTAGTATTTAGCTCATTCTTCAAGGTGTTTTACTTCTCTCACGGACACATCATACAACTCCACACTTTCCATCATCACATGGAAAAGAGAGGAGGGAGCAGTTCAAAGAATTCAAACTGCTTGGACGGAAAAATCAGTAAGGTTTATCACAGCCATAAAGCCGGGATATTATGAATTTCTTGCAATGTACTACAAAGCTACAGAATACATTATCCTCTAACAGTAATATTACACAGataaattgcatattcttAAATATATTCATGCTATTGCTATCCATGAGAAAGCTTCACGAAGTAGCTAGAAAATTGATCAAGCCAGTAAAACTGTTTCTTATCATAAGCACTCAATTGCcctaaatgaaaaaacaatattacGTTCAGTGTGTTTAAGACCTGAGCAAGGCATAGTTAGGAATAAGGAAGTGGTAAAGTGACAAAGAAACAATCTcatagtactagtaaataGATAAACTAACATAATGTTGATGAATTAGCTTggtaaatgaaaattatgcaTCCATGACAGTCTTTGAGATCGAGCCATACCTCATGATCAAGCAACAAATTTTCCGGCTTGATGTCTCTGTGAATCACATGCTTATCATGACAGTATGCCAGAGCCTTCGTGAGACTATGTATATACTGCTTCAACAGAATTAAAACAccaataacaaaaaaacagaTTATTCCAAAAGGCAGTCCAAAAAAGCTTCaaaacacaagaaaatataaacaatcCCCAAGCATTGAGTCATCTGGCAGTGTAAATGGAGATGTGCACAAAAACAGCAGCGAACAAAGCATAGTTTTACCGTGGCAGCCTGTGTCTCGGAGAGGTGTCCCAATTTTCGAAGCTCACGGTAAAGCTCGCCGCGGTGAGCATACtccaaaatcagaaaaatcCGCTCGTCGTCGTGAAACCATCCGTGAAGCCTCAGCACATTGGGGTGGCGGAGGGCGGTTTGGATTTCCATTTCCCTCCGCAACTGGTGCTGCAAGCCATACTTCTCAATTTGCTCCTTGAATATCACTTTTAACGCAACGATATACTTGCTCtacccaaaaaaaacaaacagaGAAGCTAAATTCTCACGCACATTAATGTGATGGTCATGGTTCAACGGAATAGGAAAATTTACCTTGATTTCGCGAGCTAGATACACTCTGCCGAATTTACCTTTGCCGAGGGGTTTGCCGACGTCGAAATCAGCGAGAGACCATTGCCTTTTAGAGGTGGTTTGGGGTTGAATCGGGGGTTTGCGCGGCTGGTCAGCCATCGGAACTGCGACCTCGAATTTGGggaattttagaaattacGGATTGGGAATGGAGGGAACTgaagatatttgaatttgtgagATGCACGCCATAGATtattctactactactaatttaaattttactctGCGGTCTTCAGTCTTGTTTCcccaattttatgattttttggcctttttattattcttttaacCATTTATGTTTGTATTATTGCAATtgagaaaatttataaatttagtcTCGGAATCGCTccttgttttgtaaaaaatcTCGACATGGCTCTAATCTTTGatgtaatattattaaaagGACTTGAAGTTTTACGTTATTTCATGAccttttgatatattttaatccaatggacatttttttttttaacttttgcAATTATTCTTTCCGTCTAGTTCTTTTAAGTTTGTCACAAAtaacacatttctattttcggaaataataaagttattttctctcttcaatgaATACACCAACAactttttccctctccaattaaaatatttcttcttctctctttatttaataGGTACTTAGTAGACATACACTTTCTCTATCCAATTAAacatagtattaattaacaagTCATAAAATTACATGTCGactaaaaaatgtgtcatcttaatcAAAGCGGATCTTTATTTAATAGGTACTTAGTAGACATACACTTTCTCTATCCAATTAAacatagtattaattaacaagTCATAAAATTACATGTCGactaaaaaatgtgtcatcttaatcAAAGCGgatgaaatattattctcttacttCTCACCTCATCTTCAAACATATTAATAATCATGTTAGTTTATTGATGTTAATCATATTGAGTCAgaagtagtatattttatgatgtgaattgatattt is drawn from Salvia hispanica cultivar TCC Black 2014 chromosome 6, UniMelb_Shisp_WGS_1.0, whole genome shotgun sequence and contains these coding sequences:
- the LOC125196838 gene encoding growth-regulating factor 2-like isoform X2, whose product is MYSQPLTAPIAIAIAPPPPGEEKLNLDLEIGSSACANAIEGGLKQVKIERLFSRDQFDELCNQICIHNSIVYGFPVAFHLLLPIWISVFNSLGPAIYNIYPTLSGFSPEKSDHSSVMDDSEPGRCRRTDGRKWRCSKNAVPQQKYCERHMHRGRQGSRKHVEPIQRVSKPINHRAPDSDLGPSQLRCTNSADYTLSTCSSSRANCLVSGGDHGDGKSSLDDAEPINLSGRTQNVVGNNYVDFNSPRYGLSPKSVLNAAGKIGVGLGATEGGAQRCRRTDGKKWQCRRDVLHNQKYCEAHMHRGVKRLMVKPEHSNHRGVKRLVVKPEHSKHTPAGTAQEAPRAITRNLDSGINLNTLPESPRHPTSNDSSSSASDATTITDENISYCLSNSSLHHG
- the LOC125196838 gene encoding growth-regulating factor 9-like isoform X1; the protein is MYSQPLTAPIAIAIAPPPPGEEKLNLDLEIGSSACANAIEGGLKQVKIERLFSRDQFDELCNQICIHNSIVYGFPVAFHLLLPIWISVFNSLGPAIYNIYPTLSGFSPEKSDHSSVMDDSEPGRCRRTDGRKWRCSKNAVPQQKYCERHMHRGRQGSRKHVEPIQRVSKPINHRAPDVTRMPVMSLVASDVDDRVSVSVQSDLGPSQLRCTNSADYTLSTCSSSRANCLVSGGDHGDGKSSLDDAEPINLSGRTQNVVGNNYVDFNSPRYGLSPKSVLNAAGKIGVGLGATEGGAQRCRRTDGKKWQCRRDVLHNQKYCEAHMHRGVKRLMVKPEHSNHRGVKRLVVKPEHSKHTPAGTAQEAPRAITRNLDSGINLNTLPESPRHPTSNDSSSSASDATTITDENISYCLSNSSLHHG
- the LOC125196838 gene encoding growth-regulating factor 9-like isoform X3 — translated: MYSQPLTAPIAIAIAPPPPGEEKLNLDLEIGSSACANAIEGGLKQVKIERLFISGFSPEKSDHSSVMDDSEPGRCRRTDGRKWRCSKNAVPQQKYCERHMHRGRQGSRKHVEPIQRVSKPINHRAPDVTRMPVMSLVASDVDDRVSVSVQSDLGPSQLRCTNSADYTLSTCSSSRANCLVSGGDHGDGKSSLDDAEPINLSGRTQNVVGNNYVDFNSPRYGLSPKSVLNAAGKIGVGLGATEGGAQRCRRTDGKKWQCRRDVLHNQKYCEAHMHRGVKRLMVKPEHSNHRGVKRLVVKPEHSKHTPAGTAQEAPRAITRNLDSGINLNTLPESPRHPTSNDSSSSASDATTITDENISYCLSNSSLHHG
- the LOC125196839 gene encoding serine/threonine-protein kinase Aurora-3 gives rise to the protein MADQPRKPPIQPQTTSKRQWSLADFDVGKPLGKGKFGRVYLAREIKSKYIVALKVIFKEQIEKYGLQHQLRREMEIQTALRHPNVLRLHGWFHDDERIFLILEYAHRGELYRELRKLGHLSETQAATYIHSLTKALAYCHDKHVIHRDIKPENLLLDHEGRLKIADFGWSVQSKSKRHTMCGTLDYLAPEMVEKKAHDYSVDNWTLGILCYEFLYGVPPFEAESQMDTFKRIVKIDLTFPSTPDVSAEAKDLISRLLVKDSSKRLSLQKIMEHPWIVQNANSLGICPN